The following coding sequences are from one Streptomyces dengpaensis window:
- a CDS encoding ABC transporter ATP-binding protein, whose protein sequence is MSTTDAVTKNRAGNEKCTDSESRATVEGRGGHATVRSLLRLWPYVRPVRVRLFTAAGIAIIASCVGLVIPLVLKWMVDGPVAGRDPAGVWLGALYLLLLGFAEALLFGLRRWLVARPLSHVEAEMRADLYRHLQRLPVAFHDRWASGQLLSRATTDLMLLRMFLAFPLTFLLVNGVAILVGMAIMLMQDWTLGLVILGPAVPVMITCVIFERRYSEVARRAQDQVGDLTTVVEESVLGIRIIKGFGRHRSQARAFRELSRTLRGTELRKARLLATIWGVIVTLPEVAIGAALVLGTVRVADGELSAGTLVAFLSTALALRWPVDSIGFLLAMSQEAATATERYFEVMDAEPEDASPDRAVTTAAAAGVKDSGLRFDAVTFRYPDAPSGSPPTLDRVDLHIRPGESMALVGATGSGKTTLTALIPRLHEVTSGRITLDGQDVAALPRETLRTLVAVAFEEPTLFSASVGDNVLMGAGDDARADELERALAVAQAGFAHALPQATDTQVGEQGLSLSGGQRQRLALARAVVGRPRFLVLDDPLSALDVHTEAAVEAALRHVLADTTALIVAHRPSTVLLADRVALLSGGRITAVGTHHELLRTNAEYAHLMSGEEGENPR, encoded by the coding sequence ATGTCCACTACAGACGCGGTGACCAAGAACCGGGCCGGGAACGAGAAGTGCACTGACAGCGAGAGCCGTGCCACTGTCGAAGGCCGTGGCGGGCATGCGACCGTACGGAGCCTGCTGCGGCTGTGGCCGTACGTGCGGCCGGTACGGGTGCGGCTGTTCACCGCCGCCGGCATCGCGATCATCGCGTCATGCGTGGGGCTGGTGATTCCGCTCGTCCTGAAGTGGATGGTCGACGGGCCGGTCGCCGGCCGGGATCCGGCCGGGGTGTGGCTCGGGGCGCTGTATCTGCTGTTGCTCGGGTTCGCCGAGGCGTTGCTGTTCGGGCTGCGGCGGTGGCTGGTGGCGCGGCCGCTGTCGCATGTCGAGGCGGAGATGCGGGCGGATCTGTACCGGCATCTGCAGCGGCTGCCGGTCGCCTTCCACGACCGGTGGGCCTCGGGGCAGTTGCTGTCCCGGGCCACGACGGACCTGATGCTCTTGCGCATGTTCCTCGCGTTTCCGCTGACATTCCTGCTGGTCAACGGGGTGGCGATCCTCGTCGGCATGGCCATCATGCTGATGCAGGACTGGACGCTCGGGCTGGTGATCCTGGGGCCCGCCGTGCCCGTGATGATCACCTGCGTGATTTTCGAGCGGCGGTACTCCGAGGTCGCGCGGCGGGCGCAGGACCAGGTCGGGGATCTGACGACCGTCGTCGAGGAGAGCGTGCTCGGCATCCGGATCATCAAGGGGTTCGGGCGGCACCGGAGTCAGGCACGGGCGTTCCGTGAGCTGTCGCGCACGCTGCGGGGAACGGAGCTGCGGAAGGCACGGCTGCTGGCGACGATCTGGGGCGTCATCGTGACGTTGCCGGAGGTGGCGATCGGGGCGGCGCTGGTGCTGGGGACCGTGCGGGTGGCTGACGGGGAGTTGTCGGCGGGGACGTTGGTGGCGTTTCTGTCGACGGCACTCGCGCTGCGGTGGCCCGTCGACTCCATCGGCTTCCTGCTGGCGATGAGTCAGGAGGCGGCGACGGCGACGGAGCGGTACTTCGAGGTGATGGACGCGGAGCCGGAGGACGCGTCCCCGGACCGCGCGGTGACGACGGCTGCCGCGGCCGGCGTCAAGGACAGCGGGCTTCGGTTCGACGCCGTCACCTTCCGGTACCCCGACGCCCCGTCCGGCTCCCCTCCCACCCTCGACCGCGTGGACCTCCACATTCGCCCCGGCGAGTCCATGGCCCTCGTCGGTGCCACCGGAAGCGGGAAGACCACCCTCACCGCGCTCATCCCCCGCCTCCACGAGGTGACTTCGGGGCGGATCACCCTCGACGGCCAGGACGTCGCGGCGCTGCCCAGAGAAACGCTGCGCACCCTCGTCGCCGTCGCCTTCGAGGAGCCGACCCTCTTCTCGGCGAGCGTCGGCGACAACGTGCTCATGGGCGCCGGCGACGACGCCCGGGCCGATGAGCTCGAGCGGGCGCTCGCCGTCGCCCAGGCCGGGTTCGCGCACGCGCTTCCGCAGGCCACGGACACCCAGGTCGGCGAGCAAGGACTCAGCCTCTCCGGTGGCCAGCGGCAGCGGCTCGCCCTGGCGCGGGCCGTCGTCGGCCGGCCCCGCTTCCTGGTGCTCGACGATCCCCTGTCCGCCCTCGACGTCCACACGGAGGCCGCCGTCGAGGCCGCCCTGCGGCACGTGCTCGCGGACACCACCGCCCTGATCGTCGCCCACCGACCGTCCACGGTCCTGCTCGCCGACCGTGTCGCCCTGCTCTCCGGCGGCCGTATCACCGCCGTGGGCACCCACCACGAACTCCTGCGCACCAACGCCGAGTACGCCCACCTGATGTCCGGAGAAGAAGGGGAGAACCCGCGATGA
- a CDS encoding ABC transporter ATP-binding protein, whose protein sequence is MTAPTTSVPGADDQQEPSQPSGPGDPFDRDVLPTPPGATTTLLRSLLAPMKSRVAFTTLLLLLQQAAVQAGPLLVAYAIDGAVPAFRRDDLGPLIAVGVAYLVCALASGGLQYAFVIAAARVNQDVLLDLRGRIFRHAQALSIDFHERYTSGRLISRSTTDVESLRELLNEGLQELVTVVLSFVYISAMLLWLDLGLGALAVASFVPLYLLVRIYQRRAGRVYRIRSTAIAAVIVKFVETMNGIRPVRAFRREAANDAAFRVLNERHERTNGDALLEMARYVVSSRIVANTAVAGIVLWGAYRVASGSLALGVLAAAVLYLRRLYDPIDRLGMFLNSYQSAAASLEKIAGLLAQTPSVPEPSAPQRFPDLRSEHPGREVVFDGVRFAYRTGGEVLPRFDLTLPAGQTVAVVGSTGAGKSTLAKLLARFYDPSDGRVLLDGVDLRDLSVPELRRGVVMVTQEAFLFSGTVAENIAIGRPDASREEIERAAKAIGAHDFISALPDGYDTDVRKRGGRISAGQRQLVAFARALLADPAVLVLDEATSSLDIPGERAVQRAMSTVLRGRTAVVIAHRLSTVEIADRVLVMEHGRIVEDGTPAELVAGTGRFADLHRAWRDSLV, encoded by the coding sequence ATGACGGCGCCCACCACATCCGTGCCCGGCGCCGACGACCAGCAGGAGCCCTCCCAGCCCAGCGGCCCGGGTGACCCGTTCGACCGCGATGTCCTGCCCACTCCCCCGGGTGCGACGACCACCCTGCTGCGCTCCCTGCTCGCCCCGATGAAATCCCGGGTCGCCTTCACCACGCTCCTGCTGCTGCTCCAGCAGGCGGCCGTGCAGGCGGGCCCGCTGCTGGTGGCGTACGCCATCGACGGCGCCGTACCCGCGTTCCGCCGCGACGACCTCGGTCCGCTCATCGCCGTGGGCGTCGCCTACCTGGTGTGCGCGCTCGCCTCGGGCGGACTCCAGTACGCGTTCGTCATCGCCGCCGCCCGCGTCAACCAGGACGTGCTGCTCGATCTGCGCGGGCGGATCTTCCGGCACGCGCAGGCGCTGAGCATCGACTTCCACGAGCGCTACACCTCGGGCCGGCTCATCTCCCGCTCCACGACGGATGTCGAGTCGCTGCGCGAGCTGCTCAACGAAGGCCTGCAGGAGCTGGTGACCGTCGTCCTGTCCTTCGTGTACATCTCGGCGATGCTGCTCTGGCTGGACCTGGGACTCGGCGCGCTCGCGGTGGCGTCGTTCGTGCCGCTCTATCTGCTCGTACGGATCTACCAGCGGCGCGCGGGGCGGGTGTACCGGATCCGGTCGACCGCCATCGCCGCCGTGATCGTCAAGTTCGTCGAGACCATGAACGGCATCCGCCCGGTGCGCGCCTTCCGCCGCGAGGCCGCCAACGACGCCGCCTTCCGGGTGCTCAACGAGCGACACGAGCGGACGAACGGCGACGCCCTGCTGGAGATGGCCCGCTATGTCGTCAGCTCCCGGATCGTCGCCAACACGGCGGTCGCGGGAATCGTCCTGTGGGGCGCCTACCGGGTGGCCTCGGGCTCGCTGGCGCTGGGTGTCCTGGCGGCGGCGGTGCTCTATCTGCGCCGCCTGTACGACCCGATCGACCGCCTCGGCATGTTCCTCAACTCGTACCAGTCCGCGGCGGCTTCGCTGGAGAAGATCGCCGGCCTGCTGGCCCAGACGCCGTCCGTGCCGGAGCCGTCAGCCCCCCAGCGGTTTCCGGACCTCCGGTCGGAACACCCGGGCCGCGAGGTCGTCTTCGACGGCGTGCGGTTCGCCTACCGCACCGGCGGCGAAGTGCTGCCCCGCTTCGACCTCACGCTCCCGGCCGGACAGACGGTGGCCGTCGTCGGCTCGACGGGAGCGGGCAAGTCGACCCTGGCCAAGCTCCTGGCCCGTTTCTACGACCCCTCGGACGGCCGGGTCCTGCTCGACGGCGTCGATCTGCGCGACCTCTCCGTGCCCGAACTGCGGCGCGGTGTGGTGATGGTGACCCAGGAGGCCTTCCTGTTCTCCGGCACGGTCGCCGAGAACATCGCGATCGGCCGCCCCGACGCCTCCCGCGAGGAGATCGAGCGGGCCGCGAAGGCGATCGGCGCCCACGACTTCATCAGCGCCCTGCCCGACGGCTACGACACGGACGTACGCAAACGGGGCGGCCGCATCTCGGCAGGCCAGCGCCAACTGGTTGCTTTCGCACGGGCGTTGCTCGCCGATCCGGCGGTCCTCGTCCTCGACGAGGCGACCAGCTCCCTGGACATCCCCGGCGAACGGGCCGTCCAGCGCGCCATGTCGACGGTTCTGCGCGGCCGTACGGCGGTGGTCATCGCACACCGGCTGTCGACGGTGGAGATCGCCGACCGCGTCCTGGTGATGGAGCACGGACGGATCGTCGAGGACGGCACACCGGCCGAACTCGTCGCGGGCACCGGCAGATTCGCGGACCTGCACCGGGCGTGGCGCGACAGCCTCGTTTAG
- a CDS encoding M4 family metallopeptidase, with translation MNSSSSDRRTSHRPTSAITKRRIAGVALVGVSALLAAAVQSGAAAAAPEKAPSAAGKANPGAVPVKLSPAQRAELIRQAEATKAETARDLGLGAKEKLVVRDVVKDADGTLHTRYERTYDGLPVLGGDLVVETAKSGATEAITKAGKSTIKVASLKPAVAAAKAEQQALGAAKAEEAESPGVNRAPRKVVWAASGTPVLAYETVVGGFQHDGTPQELHVITDATTGKKLYEWEAIETGTGNTVYSGTVTLGTTQSGSTYNLTDGARGGHKTYNLNRGTSGTGTLFSGPDDVWGNGSPSNLESAAADAHYGAALTWDYYKNVHGRSGIRGDGVGAYSRVHYGNNYVNAFWSDSCFCMTYGDGSGNANPLTSIDVAAHEMTHGLTSVTAGLNYSGESGGLNEATSDIFGSTVEFYAANSSDVGDYLIGEEIDINGDGTPLRYMDKPSKDGASKDSWYSGIGSIDVHYSSGPANHFFYLLSEGSGTKTINGVTYDSPTSDGLPVTGIGRAKAEQIWFKALTTKFTSTTNYAGARTGTLAVAGELYGTTSAEYKAVQDAWAAVAVGSRSGGGGGGTSFENTADVAIPDNGAAVTSSINVTGRTGNAPSNLAVAVDITHTWRGDLVIDLLAPDGTAYRLKNFSSSDSADNVNETYTVNASSEVANGTWKLRVQDQAAQDVGTINSWKLTFP, from the coding sequence TTGAACAGCAGTTCCTCCGACAGACGCACCTCCCACAGACCCACGTCTGCCATCACCAAGCGCCGTATCGCGGGCGTCGCCCTCGTCGGCGTGTCCGCCCTGCTGGCCGCGGCCGTCCAGTCGGGCGCCGCTGCCGCCGCACCGGAGAAGGCACCGTCGGCGGCGGGCAAGGCCAACCCGGGCGCTGTGCCCGTCAAGCTCTCCCCCGCCCAGCGCGCCGAGCTGATACGCCAGGCCGAGGCCACCAAGGCGGAGACCGCCAGGGACCTGGGCCTCGGCGCCAAGGAGAAGCTCGTCGTCCGTGACGTCGTCAAGGACGCCGACGGCACCCTCCACACCCGCTACGAGCGCACCTACGACGGACTCCCGGTCCTCGGCGGCGACTTGGTGGTCGAGACGGCCAAGTCGGGTGCGACCGAGGCCATCACCAAGGCCGGCAAGTCCACCATCAAGGTGGCGTCGCTGAAGCCGGCGGTCGCCGCCGCGAAGGCCGAACAGCAGGCCCTGGGCGCCGCGAAGGCCGAGGAGGCCGAGAGCCCCGGCGTCAACCGCGCGCCCCGCAAGGTCGTCTGGGCGGCGAGCGGCACGCCCGTGCTCGCGTACGAGACGGTCGTCGGCGGCTTCCAGCACGACGGCACCCCGCAGGAGCTGCACGTCATCACGGACGCCACCACCGGCAAGAAGCTGTACGAGTGGGAGGCGATCGAGACCGGCACCGGCAACACGGTGTACAGCGGCACGGTCACGCTCGGCACCACGCAGTCCGGGTCGACGTACAACCTCACCGACGGCGCGCGCGGCGGTCACAAGACGTACAACCTGAACCGCGGCACCTCCGGCACCGGCACGCTCTTCTCGGGCCCCGATGACGTGTGGGGCAACGGCAGCCCCTCCAACCTGGAGTCGGCCGCCGCCGACGCGCACTACGGCGCGGCGCTGACCTGGGACTACTACAAGAACGTGCACGGCCGCAGCGGCATCCGCGGCGACGGCGTGGGCGCGTACTCGCGCGTCCACTACGGCAACAACTACGTCAACGCCTTCTGGTCGGACAGCTGCTTCTGCATGACGTACGGCGACGGCTCGGGCAACGCCAACCCGCTCACGTCGATCGACGTGGCCGCCCACGAGATGACGCACGGCCTCACCTCGGTCACCGCGGGCCTCAACTACAGCGGCGAGTCCGGTGGCCTGAACGAGGCGACGTCCGACATCTTCGGCTCGACGGTCGAGTTCTACGCGGCGAACTCCTCCGACGTCGGTGACTACCTCATCGGCGAGGAGATCGACATCAACGGTGACGGCACGCCGCTGCGCTACATGGACAAGCCGAGCAAGGACGGCGCGTCCAAGGACAGCTGGTACTCGGGCATCGGCTCGATCGACGTGCACTACTCGTCGGGTCCCGCGAACCACTTCTTCTACCTGCTGAGCGAGGGCAGTGGCACCAAGACCATCAACGGTGTCACCTACGACTCGCCCACCTCGGACGGCCTTCCGGTCACCGGGATCGGCCGCGCCAAGGCAGAGCAGATCTGGTTCAAGGCGCTCACCACGAAGTTCACCTCGACCACCAACTACGCGGGCGCCCGCACCGGCACCCTCGCGGTGGCCGGTGAGCTGTACGGCACGACGAGCGCCGAGTACAAGGCGGTGCAGGACGCGTGGGCGGCCGTCGCCGTCGGTTCGCGCTCCGGGGGCGGCGGTGGCGGTACGTCCTTCGAGAACACGGCCGACGTGGCGATTCCGGACAACGGAGCGGCGGTGACCTCGTCGATCAACGTCACCGGCCGCACCGGCAACGCCCCGTCGAACCTCGCGGTCGCCGTGGACATCACCCACACCTGGCGCGGCGACCTCGTCATCGACCTGCTGGCCCCGGACGGGACGGCGTACCGCCTGAAGAACTTCAGCTCCTCCGACTCGGCGGACAACGTCAACGAGACCTACACGGTCAACGCGTCCTCCGAAGTCGCCAACGGAACCTGGAAGTTGAGGGTCCAGGACCAGGCGGCGCAGGACGTCGGCACCATCAACAGCTGGAAGCTGACGTTCCCGTAG
- a CDS encoding DUF1990 family protein, translated as MPYTYEDVGATREDRCPPGFHRLHVRTRIGEGEAVFRRASEALMTWELHRAMGVGISATADKAAPGVDVTVTLGPIKAPCRVVWTAEEYRRTAWAYGTLSGHPESGEEAFIITRTGDGTVWLTITAFSRPAKWYARAGGAATRGLQHAYAQRCGKVLRRLCAGLDPM; from the coding sequence ATGCCCTACACGTACGAGGACGTGGGCGCGACCCGCGAGGACCGCTGCCCGCCGGGCTTCCACCGACTGCACGTCCGCACCCGCATAGGCGAGGGCGAGGCCGTCTTCCGCCGCGCCTCCGAGGCCCTGATGACCTGGGAGCTGCACCGGGCCATGGGCGTCGGCATCTCCGCGACCGCGGACAAGGCGGCCCCCGGAGTCGACGTCACCGTAACCCTCGGCCCCATCAAGGCCCCCTGCCGCGTGGTCTGGACAGCCGAGGAATACCGCCGCACGGCCTGGGCCTACGGCACCCTTTCCGGCCATCCCGAGTCCGGCGAGGAGGCCTTCATCATCACCCGCACCGGCGACGGCACCGTCTGGCTCACCATCACCGCCTTCAGCCGCCCGGCCAAGTGGTACGCCCGCGCGGGCGGCGCCGCGACGAGGGGGCTGCAGCACGCGTACGCCCAACGGTGCGGGAAGGTGCTGCGGCGGTTGTGCGCGGGGCTGGACCCGATGTGA